One part of the Xylocopa sonorina isolate GNS202 chromosome 10, iyXylSono1_principal, whole genome shotgun sequence genome encodes these proteins:
- the Snu gene encoding ABC-type transporter snustorr isoform X2 encodes MQNNSDTTLDMTASTVLATPGLNNPAWNRQQAVSVRHAFKTYGSSKNPNHVIQNLSMTVAKGSIYGLLGASGCGKTTLLSCIVGRRRLNSGEIWVLGGKPGTKGSGVPGKRVGYMPQEIALYGEFSIRETMMYFGWIFGMCTEEISDRLRFLLQFLDLPSQSRLVKNLSGGQQRRVSFAVALMHDPELLILDEPTVGVDPLLRQSIWNHLVQITKDGNKTVIITTHYIEEARQAHTIGLMRSGRLLAEESPRALLSMYNCASLEEVFLKLSRKQGQYAQPPTELNISNNISLASLNWSKKNEPVYVTEESGVVGLNFHQSKEVLIHDSTNGVGNHYDLNGKPLSGVKSTSILECDDCGDFTDCYKLTTAGKMKALLQKNFLRMWRNVGVMLFIFALPVMQVILFCLAIGRDPKGLKLAIVNHEMFYENMSCPVSTGCEFTQLSCRYLSFLDNKTMTKNYYPDPDSAMNAVRNGDAWGTLYFTENFTDALIARMALGKDADDETLEQSEIRVWLDMSNQQIGLMLARNLQYSYRDFAKDLLSVCKQNTKLADVPIQFKDPIYGTNEPSFTDFVAPGVILTIVFFLAVALTSSVLIIERMEGLLDRSWVAGVTPGEILFSHVITQFVVMCGQTALVLIFMILVFSVECKGQIGWVIVLTILQGLCGMCFGFVISAVCELERNAIQLALGSFYPTLLLSGVIWPVEGMPTVLRYISQCLPLTMATTSLRSMLTRGWVISETDVYSGFIATIIWIVVFLTVSMMVLKFKRG; translated from the exons ATGCAGAACAATTCGGACACCACTTTGGACATGACGGCGAGCACGGTGCTGGCTACGCCGGGGTTGAACAACCCCGCCTGGAACCGGCAGCAAGCCGTCAGCGTCAGGCACGCCTTCAAAACTTACGGAAGTAGCAAGAATCCGAACCACGTTATCCAGAATCTTAGCATGACCGTGGCGAAAGGATCCAT ATACGGACTGCTCGGCGCTAGCGGGTGTGGCAAAACCACCCTGCtctcctgtatcgttggtcgaAGGCGACTGAACTCTGGTGAGATCTGGGTGCTCGGAGGCAAGCCTGGGACCAAAGGATCCGGTGTACCCGGGAAACGGGTCGGTTACATGCCGCAGGAGATCGCGCTTTACGGGGAATTCTCGATTCGAGAGACCATGATGTACTTCGGCTGGATATTCGGCATGTGCACCGAGGAGATCTCGGACAGGCTTCGTTTCCTCTTGCAGTTCCTCGATCTGCCCTCTCAGAGTCGGCTGGTGAAGAATCTCAG CGGTGGCCAGCAGCGGCGAGTGTCCTTCGCGGTCGCTTTGATGCACGATCCGGAACTTTTGATCCTCGACGAGCCAACGGTGGGCGTGGATCCGTTGCTACGGCAAAG CATCTGGAACCACTTGGTCCAAATCACCAAAGACGGCAACAAGACCGTGATCATAACCACCCACTACATCGAGGAGGCTCGACAAGCGCACACG ATCGGTTTGATGAGGAGCGGTCGTCTTCTGGCCGAAGAATCGCCAAGGGCTCTTCTGTCGATGTACAACTGTGCCTCGCTCGAAGAGGTTTTCCTGAAGCTGTCTCGCAAGCAGGGCCAGTACGCTCAACCACCGACGGAACTGAATATCTCGAACAATATCAGTTTG GCTTCCCTAAATTGGAGCAAGAAGAACGAGCCGGTGTACGTGACCGAAGAGTCGGGCGTTGTGGGACTGAACTTCCATCAAAGTAAAGAGGTCCTCATTCACGATTCGACGAACGGCGTTGGAAACCACTACGAT CTAAACGGTAAGCCGTTGTCCGGAGTGAAGAGCACCTCGATTCTGGAATGCGACGATTGCGGTGACTTCACCGACTGTTATAAGTTAACGACCGCTGGAAAAATGAAGGCTCTGCTGcagaagaacttcttgcgtatGTGGAGGAACGTGGG AGTGATGCTGTTCATCTTCGCGTTGCCGGTGATGCAAGTGATCCTGTTCTGTCTGGCGATAGGTAGAGATCCGAAGGGGTTGAAATTGGCAATAGTAAATCACGAGATGTTCTACGAGAACATGTCGTGTCCGGTATCAACTGGTTGCGAGTTCACGCAACTCAGTTGCCGGTACCTCAGCTTCTTGGACAACAAAACGATGACTAAG AATTACTATCCGGATCCTGACTCGGCTATGAACGCTGTGCGGAATGGAGACGCCTGGGGAACTTTGTACTTCACCGAGAACTTCACGGACGCTCTTATCGCGAGAATGGCCTTAGGAAAGGACGCAGATGACGAGACCTTGGAGCAAAGCGAGATCAGAGTCTGGCTAGACATGTCCA ATCAACAGATAGGCCTGATGTTAGCCAGAAATCTACAGTATTCATATCGAGACTTTGCCAAAGACCTTTTATCAGTCTGCAAACAGAACACAAAGCTGGCGGATGTTCCGATTCAATTTAAGGATCCAATTTACGGTACCAACGAGCCTAGTTTCACCGACTTCGTGGCGCCCGGGGTCATCTTAAC TATCGTCTTCTTCTTGGCGGTAGCCCTCACTTCCTCCGTATTAATCATTGAGAGGATGGAGGGTCTTCTGGATAGAAGCTGGGTAGCCGGCGTCACCCCAGGGGAGATTCTCTTCTCTCACGTGATCACACAGTTCGTGGTGATGTGCGGTCAAACCGCGTTGGTGCTAATCTTCATGATCCTAGTCTTCAGCGTCGAGTGCAAGGGACAGATCGGTTGGGTGATCGTGTTGACGATACTCCAGGGTCTCTGTGGCATGTGTTTCG GGTTTGTCATTTCAGCGGTTTGCgaacttgaaaggaatgcgatccAGCTGGCTCTGGGCAGTTTCTATCCTACGCTTCTGTTAAGCG GCGTAATTTGGCCAGTGGAAGGTATGCCGACTGTTCTCCGATACATATCTCAGTGTCTACCGTTGACGATGGCCACAACGTCGCTCCGTTCGATGCTGACGCGCGGTTGGGTAATCTCAGAAACAGACGTGTACAGCGGCTTCATCGCTACCATCATTTGGATAGTGGTGTTCCTCACGGTTAGCATGATGGTGCTCAAGTTCAAACGCGGATAG
- the LOC143428634 gene encoding retinol-binding protein pinta, with the protein MSTSREYVCRLSADEKAYAAANLNETDEIRAIKIAEIRQWITENEDLHAPTDDFFILRFLRACKFDTEKTRSKLRNYHKQRTNVPEWYSGRDPFLPELEEFFNLGVLLPLRKLDNEGRMVVIIRAAVHTPSRHKMSDMLKASLMILDLALRDHEPVTIHGITAILDIGGVTYEHVLQLPASVIKNLVHAWQGCYPVRIYSLDFINAHKFVNAVLNVFRSFMNKKLKQRVHTHARGKLKLYESLPLNILPVEYGGSDGTVKELSEYWKRAVRENREWFAEEEKYKLTLIK; encoded by the exons ATGTCAACGTCAAGGGAATATGTTTGTCGACTATCCGCGGACGAGAAGGCGTACGCGGCGGCTAATTTGAACGAAACTGATGAGATTCGAGCGATAAAAATCGCTGAAATAAGACAGTGGATCACAGAGAACGAGGATTTACACGCGCCTACTG ATGACTTTTTCATTCTTCGTTTCCTGAGGGCGTGCAAGTTCGACACGGAGAAGACGAGATCTAAATTGCGAAACTATCACAAACAAAGGACAAACGTGCCAGAATGGTACAGCGGCAGAGATCCTTTCCTGCCAGAGCTGGAAGAGTTCTTTAATTTAGG GGTACTGTTACCGTTAAGGAAATTAGATAACGAGGGGCGAATGGTCGTGATAATACGCGCGGCTGTACACACACCCAGCAGGCACAAAATGTCGGACATGTTGAAG GCGTCACTGATGATTTTGGATCTGGCGTTACGAGACCATGAGCCCGTAACAATTCACGGTATAACCGCCATCCTGGACATAGGTGGTGTAACGTACGAGCACGTTCTCCAATTACCGGCGAGCGTGATCAAGAATCTCGTTCACGCCTGGCAAGGCTGCTATCCGGTGCGGATTTACTCGTTGGATTTCATCAACGCTCACAAATTCGTGAACGCGGTGCTGAACGTATTTCGAAGCTTCATGAACAAGAAGCTGAAGCAAAGAGTGCATACTCACGCGCGGGGCAAGCTGAAGCTGTACGAAagtttaccattaaacatattgCCAGTGGAATACGGTGGCAGCGACGGTACGGTAAAAGAGCTGAGCG AGTATTGGAAACGTGCCGTGAGGGAGAACCGGGAATGGTTCGCCGAGGAAGAAAAGTACAAATTGACTTTGATTAAGTAA
- the Snu gene encoding ABC-type transporter snustorr isoform X1, producing the protein MDNKNDPKQREKIKKMFSWSDGLTANDGTAGGGGGLANADNMQNNSDTTLDMTASTVLATPGLNNPAWNRQQAVSVRHAFKTYGSSKNPNHVIQNLSMTVAKGSIYGLLGASGCGKTTLLSCIVGRRRLNSGEIWVLGGKPGTKGSGVPGKRVGYMPQEIALYGEFSIRETMMYFGWIFGMCTEEISDRLRFLLQFLDLPSQSRLVKNLSGGQQRRVSFAVALMHDPELLILDEPTVGVDPLLRQSIWNHLVQITKDGNKTVIITTHYIEEARQAHTIGLMRSGRLLAEESPRALLSMYNCASLEEVFLKLSRKQGQYAQPPTELNISNNISLASLNWSKKNEPVYVTEESGVVGLNFHQSKEVLIHDSTNGVGNHYDLNGKPLSGVKSTSILECDDCGDFTDCYKLTTAGKMKALLQKNFLRMWRNVGVMLFIFALPVMQVILFCLAIGRDPKGLKLAIVNHEMFYENMSCPVSTGCEFTQLSCRYLSFLDNKTMTKNYYPDPDSAMNAVRNGDAWGTLYFTENFTDALIARMALGKDADDETLEQSEIRVWLDMSNQQIGLMLARNLQYSYRDFAKDLLSVCKQNTKLADVPIQFKDPIYGTNEPSFTDFVAPGVILTIVFFLAVALTSSVLIIERMEGLLDRSWVAGVTPGEILFSHVITQFVVMCGQTALVLIFMILVFSVECKGQIGWVIVLTILQGLCGMCFGFVISAVCELERNAIQLALGSFYPTLLLSGVIWPVEGMPTVLRYISQCLPLTMATTSLRSMLTRGWVISETDVYSGFIATIIWIVVFLTVSMMVLKFKRG; encoded by the exons CAACGACGGGACAGCTGGTGGCGGTGGCGGTCTGGCGAACGCAGACAACATGCAGAACAATTCGGACACCACTTTGGACATGACGGCGAGCACGGTGCTGGCTACGCCGGGGTTGAACAACCCCGCCTGGAACCGGCAGCAAGCCGTCAGCGTCAGGCACGCCTTCAAAACTTACGGAAGTAGCAAGAATCCGAACCACGTTATCCAGAATCTTAGCATGACCGTGGCGAAAGGATCCAT ATACGGACTGCTCGGCGCTAGCGGGTGTGGCAAAACCACCCTGCtctcctgtatcgttggtcgaAGGCGACTGAACTCTGGTGAGATCTGGGTGCTCGGAGGCAAGCCTGGGACCAAAGGATCCGGTGTACCCGGGAAACGGGTCGGTTACATGCCGCAGGAGATCGCGCTTTACGGGGAATTCTCGATTCGAGAGACCATGATGTACTTCGGCTGGATATTCGGCATGTGCACCGAGGAGATCTCGGACAGGCTTCGTTTCCTCTTGCAGTTCCTCGATCTGCCCTCTCAGAGTCGGCTGGTGAAGAATCTCAG CGGTGGCCAGCAGCGGCGAGTGTCCTTCGCGGTCGCTTTGATGCACGATCCGGAACTTTTGATCCTCGACGAGCCAACGGTGGGCGTGGATCCGTTGCTACGGCAAAG CATCTGGAACCACTTGGTCCAAATCACCAAAGACGGCAACAAGACCGTGATCATAACCACCCACTACATCGAGGAGGCTCGACAAGCGCACACG ATCGGTTTGATGAGGAGCGGTCGTCTTCTGGCCGAAGAATCGCCAAGGGCTCTTCTGTCGATGTACAACTGTGCCTCGCTCGAAGAGGTTTTCCTGAAGCTGTCTCGCAAGCAGGGCCAGTACGCTCAACCACCGACGGAACTGAATATCTCGAACAATATCAGTTTG GCTTCCCTAAATTGGAGCAAGAAGAACGAGCCGGTGTACGTGACCGAAGAGTCGGGCGTTGTGGGACTGAACTTCCATCAAAGTAAAGAGGTCCTCATTCACGATTCGACGAACGGCGTTGGAAACCACTACGAT CTAAACGGTAAGCCGTTGTCCGGAGTGAAGAGCACCTCGATTCTGGAATGCGACGATTGCGGTGACTTCACCGACTGTTATAAGTTAACGACCGCTGGAAAAATGAAGGCTCTGCTGcagaagaacttcttgcgtatGTGGAGGAACGTGGG AGTGATGCTGTTCATCTTCGCGTTGCCGGTGATGCAAGTGATCCTGTTCTGTCTGGCGATAGGTAGAGATCCGAAGGGGTTGAAATTGGCAATAGTAAATCACGAGATGTTCTACGAGAACATGTCGTGTCCGGTATCAACTGGTTGCGAGTTCACGCAACTCAGTTGCCGGTACCTCAGCTTCTTGGACAACAAAACGATGACTAAG AATTACTATCCGGATCCTGACTCGGCTATGAACGCTGTGCGGAATGGAGACGCCTGGGGAACTTTGTACTTCACCGAGAACTTCACGGACGCTCTTATCGCGAGAATGGCCTTAGGAAAGGACGCAGATGACGAGACCTTGGAGCAAAGCGAGATCAGAGTCTGGCTAGACATGTCCA ATCAACAGATAGGCCTGATGTTAGCCAGAAATCTACAGTATTCATATCGAGACTTTGCCAAAGACCTTTTATCAGTCTGCAAACAGAACACAAAGCTGGCGGATGTTCCGATTCAATTTAAGGATCCAATTTACGGTACCAACGAGCCTAGTTTCACCGACTTCGTGGCGCCCGGGGTCATCTTAAC TATCGTCTTCTTCTTGGCGGTAGCCCTCACTTCCTCCGTATTAATCATTGAGAGGATGGAGGGTCTTCTGGATAGAAGCTGGGTAGCCGGCGTCACCCCAGGGGAGATTCTCTTCTCTCACGTGATCACACAGTTCGTGGTGATGTGCGGTCAAACCGCGTTGGTGCTAATCTTCATGATCCTAGTCTTCAGCGTCGAGTGCAAGGGACAGATCGGTTGGGTGATCGTGTTGACGATACTCCAGGGTCTCTGTGGCATGTGTTTCG GGTTTGTCATTTCAGCGGTTTGCgaacttgaaaggaatgcgatccAGCTGGCTCTGGGCAGTTTCTATCCTACGCTTCTGTTAAGCG GCGTAATTTGGCCAGTGGAAGGTATGCCGACTGTTCTCCGATACATATCTCAGTGTCTACCGTTGACGATGGCCACAACGTCGCTCCGTTCGATGCTGACGCGCGGTTGGGTAATCTCAGAAACAGACGTGTACAGCGGCTTCATCGCTACCATCATTTGGATAGTGGTGTTCCTCACGGTTAGCATGATGGTGCTCAAGTTCAAACGCGGATAG